The genomic region TTCAAGTagcaggaataaaacacttggctAGTGTGATATTATTTAATAGCTAGTAATTAATAGTTTTCCAACACAGTACATCCCACGTTATAtttctcttacaccacagcagtttacatttatagatgaTAGTTACGTTTAATAAAAGATTCAGGCCAAGACGTCATCGCAGCGTGCGTTCAGCCAAAATCCTCTTCAGTTAACATGAGTTACATTAGTGCCTTCACtagtaggagtttaaaagaagaatccagtGCTTGCAATTTCGCCAATTCAAGTAGTATTCCCCAGAATTTCCCAGTAAAAAGCTGcagtaaaaatcacaaaataacAGCAAAATCTTAAAGTAAGCCAAACCATATCAATATGGTTTTCTTGGTTAAACAACAAGGCGTTTTTATAATTAGGTTCAGATTATTTGAAGTGTCACACAATTCGCTGTGAATAAGCTGTTACAcagaaataacattttaatcaacaccttctgaactGCCAGGTTGAGACAGGTGAGAAATCAACACCACCATGCTATACCCACTTATAGGAATTTTATAAGTAGTATTATCTACACAGCactgtgtttatataaaaaaaaaaacagatccagCTTTAAAAAAACCACTGCTTTAGGCAATAAATGTGGTTAAATATACTTGAGGCTTCGGGCTTTCTAAAACATATGCTGTAAAGTTAAAAGGCAGAACCGCTGAAAGCTGAATGCGCACGTGTATGTGTGGGCTGGTGACAGAAGAGGGAAAGAAGCTGAGCTGGCTGTGTCACGCCGTCATTAGACGGCCCACTCGGCGTGACAGCGGTTCTGCTCCACATCGGTCCTGTTCTAGCTGCTACAGTGTGTTTGCCAGCTTCCTGTCTCCGAGCCTGGCACTGTGCCTTGCCCTGGCCAGCCACACGCAGATGGAGGAGCCTGTGAAGCCTTCGCCTTGAAGAAACTGGTGTCATCCACCAGCAGCGAGCCTGTTTCTCTACTCCTTTTCTCACTCGCTTCACTTTTCACCAAGTCACAAAAGCACCGGCTGCTTAAATTCATAGACGTGTTATCGCCACAAGCCATAATAGACTCCTTTTATCATTGATATAAGTTAATGTGTGTCATTTACAGCACAGcagttggggttttttttttttacagaacgATTTCAATGCTACACCtgaattattttatgatttagcaaaataaattttttactATATAGTCTATTTTGGGCTGATCAAATCCTGAATGTATTATACACGTTAGACAGTCAGTGTGTCCTAAAAGTAAACAAAAGCTGTGCCTTTTTGTTCTTTGTGCCTTGTAATTTATGCGCTTGTCTCTCCTTATCAATGTTCGGAGGACAAAACCTCACTGGAGGAAAGCGGATTGGTTTGTGTGGCTGCAAGTGAGCACAGTAGTGGagttattcagtgtgtattgCCCCTTGACCTACGCTTCAGGCTTGCAGCAGCAGTACAAGGAGTGTCAGGAGCTGCTGGGACTCTATCAGCAATACCTTTCCCAACAGCAGGAGAAACTTAACCAGTCCATCTCCCAGCTGAATCACTCGCGCTCCCACTGCAAGGTAATCTCTTTGTGTAAATGTGATATGAAGTGCCCAGGAtcttgatttttattattttttttaatacgaGTATCCTTCAACTAGCCAGTTCCGACCCACCATTGCATGACCAGACCGGGAGGGTGAGATCTAATGTGTATCTCGAGGCATGTGAAACCAGACGCTACTGTCTTGTATGCAAGCCTGTCCAATTTTTCTCCAAGCATTCACAAGCAATTTCTCCTCTTAagtagtttttgttttgtcagtATTTGTGGTCCATACTGCATTTACACAGTTAGAAATCTCATAATGAATTACAAGACAATTAGAAAATGCGACAATAGCACATTATATCACATTATAGTAACTCATTTGAATCATATTGAGCAGTCGATTTAGAGCGGTTTCGAGTCCTAGCACAGCCAGACTGTtgactctcttattctctcttctTATTCTCTCTTCTTCCACCACTGTAGTAAGAAAAAAGTAGTTTGTCCTTTGACCTTGGCTGTGAGTAATGCATGTTTTCATGCTCCGTGACCTCCTCTTGAATTAGTCAGCAGCCCATTTCTGTCCTCGAGGAGGCGGACACTTCCCCTTTGCCCTGAGTGTTTATCTCTTGTTTGGATGACCTTGGGTTACTGCACATGCTGGTAGATAATCCATCCACCACCTTCTCAACAGCTCcctacagtacagtgtgtttatgcTGCATTATTATGAAGTCAGTGGCCATTTcactgtctcttctctctccacAGATAGCCAGCAGTGAGAGAACATTAAGCAGAACCCATTGTCGGAGAGGGAGAGGTTTTGCTCTCGATGGATCTTACTTGGATCCCCCTAATTTGGGAAGAACAGGGTCAGCAGGTTGTGCTCACTCATTTTTAGCTGACGTCTGTTCTGGGCCATCCTCTATGCCCTCATGTTGTATTGAGCGTGACGGAGGAAGCCACGAGGAAGACACAGCAGGTGTCCACAAGTGTTTAGGGGGTGACTGGAGTGAGCCAGCACATGGTGTATGCTCTAAAAGGGATCAGGTGGGCAACAATGCCACCAAATCGAGCGACTCAAGGTACGGGTTGGGACTGAAAAATGGAACCGGGTGCTGCGTGGAGAACAGAGAGACGGTGCCCTACATTGGCAGAGAGGACTGGGAGGAGAAGCGCCAGCGTTTGCTGGTTCAAAAGaagcagctggaggaggagagagagagactgcaggcTCGACTTGCTGAACAAGAAGAGAGGTTGCTGAAACAGAACCAGGAGCTCAGACAATCCCGTCTCAACCACAGCAAGTACGCGTAATTCAAAGTTTCTGAATGTCCTCATATTTTTCTCTGGTAACACAGCACCCTCTGCTTTCAGATTCCAGCAAGAATTAGAGCAGTCCTTTAATGAAATCAGATTTAATGAAGCACCTCAACCCAGTGCCACTGCAGATCCACACAGGTGATTTCTATTCATTAAAAATAGCTCTTATGTAACACTGCAAGACTAAATCCAGGTGCTGTTTCAGtagggatttgtgtgtgtgtgtgtgtgtgtgtgtgtgtgtgtgtgtgtgtgtgtgtgtgtgtgtgcatgtgtgtgcgcgcgtgtacAGCAGGGAGCTTGTGTATCACCAGGCTGTCTTTTCTAGAAACAGATCTTTCTATATCTCTCCCGCTTGTTCTTCATTTGATCCTGCAGTGAAAGAAAAGGGGGAGGTCTTCAGGCCGTGAAGGGAAGTGTCAGACAGCCTTTAAATGAAGTTCAACCACAGGAGCACAACGTTCAAGAAGCTGAACCCAGACTTTCAAACGGTAGGATGTGCAAATGCATTTGTGTAGAGAAACAGATTGTAATTATTAGATGCttatatgaatgaatatttgAATTGCTGCAGTTGAAAAATAGTATTCTCTGAAAATCTCTACACAGTTGCCAAGAAGGATATGGCCACCTCTCCTTTGCATTCCCAGAAGGTCCAAAAGTCTTTACAACAGTCGTTGCCTGTCAGCCATCCCAAAACCCCAAAGTCATCAAAGTAAGCAACTTGCATGCCCAACACCTTTCCTGGTTAAATCCTAAAACGTACATAGTCCAAATTGGGTTTGAAAGAATGGATCACATTCTTTTATACCATatagttaaatattttatttcatgcttGTCACAAATCCATACAACACACAttgttaattaaaataaaatagatttttccTAGAGCAGGGAGGATGATGGTCAtccttgtgtctttttttttttttttttttacaataagtCAGCAAATCATTGGTTAACATTTAGCTGTGGTCTTCTGTTTGTTCTCTTCGCAACATTAAAAGCAGTCCACGTGTTTTTTTGGTCAACATGATTAACCACAAGGTTGCAAGTTATCCAACAACTTTATGCTCAGTTTCATCAGTGATTCTGTTTACCTGCActatttgtttttatgtattcaTACCACATTTACATTCTTGTTTTATGAAagtaggtttttattttttcatccaGTGCCAGTGATTGCTAGCGTACTTGTCTTTCACGCAACTATGAATTTAAAaacgaaacaaacaaaaaaaaaactaataccCTTGACACGTAATTTTAATGTTTCTGGTGTATAGGCTACTGATTGTATAGGCCACCTTGACAGTATTAAAAAAGTgaaattgtgttgtttttttccttcacttgCATTCAAAATGTATTCCTAAGCCCAACATGCAGTTCACACCCAGCTTGTAAAGTTTCATCAAATGAAACAGAGTAAATAGTAAATTACAGCATTTTCCCTAGAGTGGTGACTTTGAAATGACTGTGAAATGGAAATGCAGTCTTATGTGTCTGCTGGTGTTCTGTGTTCCAATAATAACCAGCCTACGGGACAGCAGGGAGCAACAAATTAGCTTACTTGTTGCTTCACTACAATTATTTCAGCTTCTTTTCGGATGTGTTCTTTTGTAGCACAGCTACAGCCCTGTTTTATACTAACCTTGAGTTACAGGCGATATTATTGTGTTACACAAACTATTTTTGGATCATTTTCTGAATCATTGAATCAAAGGCGAAGGTTAACAATAGAAGAATGTTTGCCTCATATTTGTCGTTAATGTGCTTTGACATACCAGAATAAGCATGTGGACccagaaaaatatttcattggCTTGTAAGATATTGTACTTGTGCTGATAGTTGTACAAAGAAAGCCAGTTGTAGGCTGTAGTGACTCATTTTCTAACATAAACCACTGCGACTACTGTAGCGGGTTTTCTGTTCAATTTTTGCTTATTCGCTGccataaatttatataa from Hemibagrus wyckioides isolate EC202008001 linkage group LG18, SWU_Hwy_1.0, whole genome shotgun sequence harbors:
- the kiaa1328 gene encoding protein hinderin isoform X2, translating into MAAVAEGETDAPGIYWINDKDEQPLVFVPGLSQTMGMKSVSLSSHERKTKGKPALDNKGRTGKKLSRVTDLPVAKSSLQKVSEFSSKSKTPPEVSEMSQVQDISHRLQVKSKASLKDLCPEDKRRITNLIEELAKISEEKEESVQRLKDEQETFEKKIQQLEQQNHLIVQERESLQQQYKECQELLGLYQQYLSQQQEKLNQSISQLNHSRSHCKIASSERTLSRTHCRRGRGFALDGSYLDPPNLGRTGSAGCAHSFLADVCSGPSSMPSCCIERDGGSHEEDTAGVHKCLGGDWSEPAHGVCSKRDQVGNNATKSSDSRYGLGLKNGTGCCVENRETVPYIGREDWEEKRQRLLVQKKQLEEERERLQARLAEQEERLLKQNQELRQSRLNHSKFQQELEQSFNEIRFNEAPQPSATADPHSERKGGGLQAVKGSVRQPLNEVQPQEHNVQEAEPRLSNVAKKDMATSPLHSQKVQKSLQQSLPVSHPKTPKSSKLDSSLIELLDIFSPISNTERSKVSSSTHTSLAGPRQPLSAVRPMHSSVLSPRGQTQSSQEELQESQILEDIFFIC
- the kiaa1328 gene encoding protein hinderin isoform X1, with product MAAVAEGETDAPGIYWINDTSEDEQPLVFVPGLSQTMGMKSVSLSSHERKTKGKPALDNKGRTGKKLSRVTDLPVAKSSLQKVSEFSSKSKTPPEVSEMSQVQDISHRLQVKSKASLKDLCPEDKRRITNLIEELAKISEEKEESVQRLKDEQETFEKKIQQLEQQNHLIVQERESLQQQYKECQELLGLYQQYLSQQQEKLNQSISQLNHSRSHCKIASSERTLSRTHCRRGRGFALDGSYLDPPNLGRTGSAGCAHSFLADVCSGPSSMPSCCIERDGGSHEEDTAGVHKCLGGDWSEPAHGVCSKRDQVGNNATKSSDSRYGLGLKNGTGCCVENRETVPYIGREDWEEKRQRLLVQKKQLEEERERLQARLAEQEERLLKQNQELRQSRLNHSKFQQELEQSFNEIRFNEAPQPSATADPHSERKGGGLQAVKGSVRQPLNEVQPQEHNVQEAEPRLSNVAKKDMATSPLHSQKVQKSLQQSLPVSHPKTPKSSKLDSSLIELLDIFSPISNTERSKVSSSTHTSLAGPRQPLSAVRPMHSSVLSPRGQTQSSQEELQESQILEDIFFIC